A single region of the Streptomyces sp. NBC_00425 genome encodes:
- a CDS encoding YdcF family protein produces MISVQAWSDAQKLWDFQQMGHEPRPCSVAVGLGSHDLGVADTTADLYHRSMFPLVVFTGATSRTTQERMPRGEAEHYRERTVELGVPAGAILVEPNARNTGDNIRFSRAILEERHVPVSSVLLISKPYEERRSYATARKLWPGVEWVCASTPMTLPEYVDSIGDARLVLDMMVGAQQRLMIYPRQGFMIEQEIPDAIRAAFERLRDRGFTSRLVPESADQA; encoded by the coding sequence GTGATCTCGGTGCAGGCATGGTCGGATGCTCAGAAGCTCTGGGACTTCCAGCAGATGGGCCATGAGCCCCGCCCGTGCTCTGTGGCCGTCGGTCTCGGCAGCCACGACTTGGGGGTGGCCGACACCACAGCGGACCTCTATCACCGGAGCATGTTCCCGCTCGTCGTCTTCACCGGAGCGACCAGCCGTACGACGCAGGAGCGGATGCCGCGCGGCGAAGCCGAGCACTACCGCGAACGCACCGTAGAGCTGGGGGTGCCGGCGGGCGCGATCCTGGTCGAGCCCAACGCGCGCAACACCGGGGACAACATCCGCTTCTCTCGCGCGATCCTTGAAGAACGGCACGTGCCCGTCTCGTCGGTCCTGCTGATCAGCAAGCCGTACGAGGAACGGCGCTCGTACGCGACCGCCCGGAAGCTGTGGCCGGGTGTCGAATGGGTGTGTGCGTCCACCCCCATGACGCTCCCCGAATACGTCGACTCGATCGGGGACGCGCGCCTTGTCCTCGACATGATGGTCGGCGCACAGCAGCGACTCATGATCTACCCCCGGCAGGGATTCATGATCGAGCAGGAGATTCCCGACGCCATCAGGGCCGCGTTCGAGCGGCTACGCGACCGCGGCTTCACGAGCCGACTCGTACCTGAATCCGCAGATCAGGCCTGA
- a CDS encoding xanthine dehydrogenase family protein molybdopterin-binding subunit — MTNETATATTPVDAAPAPDPAPHGLGVSLQPADARAKTEGTFPYAADLWAEGLLWAAVLRSPHPHARIVSIDTSHAREMPGVRAVVTHEDVPGRALHGRGTADRPVFASEVVRHHGEPIAAVAADHPDTARMAAAAVIVEYETLDPVIDPEQAFEAEPLHPDGNLIRHIPLHHGDPDAAGVVVVEGQYRIGRADPAPIGAEAGLAVPRPDGGVELYLASTDPHADRDTAAACFGLDPERVKIVVTGVPGATADREDQGFQLPLGLLALRTGCPVKLTATREESFLGHAHRHPTLLRYRHHADAEGRLVKVEAQILLDAGAYADTSAEALAAAVSFACGPYVVPNAFIEGWAVRTNNPPSGHVRGEGAMQVCAAYEAQMDKLAKKLGVDPAELRLRNVMATGDVLPTGQTVTCPAPVAELLQAVQEFPLPSLPKDAPEEDWLLPGGPEGAGEPGAVRRGVGYGLGMVHMLGAEGADEVSTATVKVQDGVATVLCAAVETGQGFTTLARQIVQETLGVDEVHVAPVDTDQPPAGPGCRGRHTWVSGGAVERAAKMVRTQLLQPLAHKFGMSTELLQITDGKITSYDGVLSTTVTEEMHGKELWATAQCRPHPTEPLDAAGQGDAFVGLAFCAIRAVVDVDIELGSVRVVELAVAQDVGRILNPAQLAARIEAGVTQGVGIALTENLRTPRGLIRHPDLTGYALPTALDAPDIRIVKLVEERDVVAPFGAKAASAVPVVTSPAAIASAVRAATGRPVNRLPIRPQAAVVTDR, encoded by the coding sequence GTGACGAACGAAACCGCCACCGCGACGACCCCCGTGGACGCCGCCCCGGCCCCCGACCCGGCCCCGCACGGCCTCGGCGTGTCCCTGCAGCCCGCCGACGCGCGCGCCAAGACGGAGGGCACCTTCCCGTACGCGGCCGACCTGTGGGCCGAGGGCCTGCTCTGGGCGGCCGTCCTGCGCTCACCGCACCCGCACGCGCGCATCGTGTCCATCGACACGTCCCACGCGCGTGAGATGCCGGGCGTGCGGGCCGTCGTCACCCACGAGGACGTTCCGGGCCGCGCGCTGCACGGCCGGGGCACCGCGGACCGGCCGGTGTTCGCCTCCGAGGTGGTCCGCCACCACGGCGAGCCCATCGCGGCCGTCGCCGCCGACCACCCCGACACCGCGCGCATGGCCGCCGCGGCCGTCATCGTCGAGTACGAGACGCTCGACCCGGTGATCGACCCGGAGCAGGCCTTCGAGGCGGAGCCCCTGCACCCCGACGGCAACCTGATCCGGCACATCCCGCTGCACCACGGCGACCCCGACGCGGCCGGCGTCGTCGTCGTCGAGGGCCAGTACCGCATCGGGCGCGCCGACCCCGCCCCCATCGGCGCCGAGGCCGGCCTCGCCGTGCCCCGTCCCGACGGCGGCGTGGAGCTCTACCTCGCCTCCACCGACCCGCACGCCGACCGCGACACGGCCGCCGCCTGCTTCGGACTCGACCCCGAACGGGTGAAGATCGTCGTCACCGGAGTGCCCGGCGCCACCGCCGACCGCGAGGACCAGGGCTTCCAGCTCCCGCTGGGCCTGCTGGCCCTCAGGACCGGCTGTCCGGTGAAGCTCACGGCGACCCGCGAGGAGTCCTTCCTCGGCCACGCCCACCGCCACCCCACACTGCTGCGCTACCGCCACCACGCCGACGCCGAGGGCCGGCTGGTGAAGGTCGAGGCGCAGATCCTGCTGGACGCCGGCGCCTACGCGGACACCTCCGCCGAGGCCCTGGCCGCCGCCGTCTCCTTCGCCTGCGGCCCCTACGTGGTGCCGAACGCCTTCATCGAGGGCTGGGCGGTGCGCACCAACAACCCGCCGTCGGGCCATGTGCGCGGCGAGGGCGCGATGCAGGTCTGCGCCGCCTACGAGGCGCAGATGGACAAACTGGCGAAGAAGCTCGGCGTCGACCCGGCGGAGCTGCGGCTGCGCAACGTCATGGCGACCGGGGACGTCCTGCCCACCGGCCAGACGGTCACCTGCCCCGCCCCCGTCGCCGAACTCCTCCAGGCAGTCCAGGAGTTCCCCCTCCCGTCGCTCCCCAAGGACGCGCCCGAGGAGGACTGGCTGCTGCCCGGCGGCCCCGAGGGCGCGGGCGAACCGGGCGCGGTGCGCCGCGGCGTCGGCTACGGCCTGGGCATGGTCCACATGCTGGGCGCGGAGGGGGCCGACGAGGTCTCCACCGCCACCGTGAAGGTCCAGGACGGCGTCGCGACGGTGCTGTGCGCGGCGGTCGAGACCGGGCAGGGCTTCACCACGCTGGCCCGTCAGATCGTCCAGGAGACGCTGGGCGTCGACGAGGTCCACGTGGCCCCCGTGGACACCGACCAGCCCCCCGCGGGGCCCGGCTGCCGGGGCCGTCACACCTGGGTCTCGGGCGGCGCGGTGGAGCGTGCGGCGAAGATGGTCCGCACGCAGTTGCTCCAGCCGCTGGCGCACAAGTTCGGCATGTCCACGGAACTGCTGCAGATCACCGACGGCAAGATCACCTCCTACGACGGCGTCCTGTCGACGACCGTCACGGAGGAGATGCACGGCAAGGAGCTGTGGGCGACCGCGCAGTGCCGCCCGCACCCCACCGAGCCGCTGGACGCGGCCGGCCAGGGCGACGCCTTCGTCGGCCTCGCGTTCTGCGCGATCCGCGCGGTCGTGGACGTCGACATCGAACTCGGCTCGGTGCGGGTCGTGGAACTCGCCGTCGCCCAGGACGTCGGCCGGATCCTGAACCCGGCCCAGCTCGCCGCCCGCATCGAGGCGGGCGTGACGCAGGGCGTGGGCATCGCGCTCACCGAGAACCTGCGCACCCCCCGCGGCCTGATCCGCCACCCCGACCTCACCGGCTACGCCCTGCCGACGGCCCTGGACGCCCCGGACATCCGGATCGTCAAACTGGTCGAGGAGCGGGACGTGGTCGCGCCGTTCGGGGCGAAGGCGGCCAGCGCGGTCCCGGTCGTCACCTCGCCGGCGGCGATCGCCTCCGCCGTCCGCGCCGCGACGGGCCGCCCCGTCAACCGCCTCCCGATAAGGCCGCAGGCCGCGGTGGTGACCGACCGGTGA
- a CDS encoding MFS transporter, with product MAALESRDAVAADIPESPDTSPGPDETVLGRPYRALSIGIVSVVLLIAFEATAVGTAMPVAARELDGVSLYAFAFSGYFTTSLFGMVLAGQLSDRRGPLGALAGGIAAFAAGLVLSGSAATMWVFILGRAVQGLGGGLVIVALYVVVGRAYPERLRPAIMAAFAACWVVPSVVGPLAAGAVTERLGWRWVFLGIPVLVVLPLALALPRIRRRAGGPVAGAAVAAFDRRRIRLALGISLGAGLLQYAAQDLRPLSAAPAVAGCALLVPAVLGLLPRGTWRAARGLPSVVLLRGLAAGSFIAAESFVPLMLVTRRGLSPTLAGLSLAAGGGTWALGSWVQSRPRAEPYRQRLTVLGMVLAAAAIAAAPSVLVASVPVWTVAVAWGFGCFGMGLVISSTSVLLLQLSAPEEAGANSAALQISDGLSNVLLLAVGGAAFAALGGGGVAHAVTTADGSPHPAAFAAVFLSMAAVALAGAWVATRLHERPARPGPAAR from the coding sequence ATGGCTGCCCTCGAATCCCGCGACGCCGTCGCCGCCGACATCCCGGAGAGCCCCGACACGTCACCGGGTCCCGACGAGACCGTCCTCGGACGCCCCTACCGCGCCCTCAGCATCGGCATCGTCTCCGTCGTGCTGCTCATCGCCTTCGAGGCGACCGCCGTCGGCACGGCCATGCCCGTCGCGGCGCGGGAGCTCGACGGGGTGTCGCTCTACGCGTTCGCGTTCTCGGGGTACTTCACGACGAGCCTCTTCGGGATGGTGCTCGCCGGGCAGCTGTCGGACCGCCGCGGCCCGCTCGGGGCGCTCGCGGGCGGGATCGCGGCCTTCGCGGCGGGGCTCGTGCTCTCCGGGAGCGCCGCGACCATGTGGGTGTTCATCCTCGGGCGGGCCGTGCAGGGGCTCGGGGGCGGGCTGGTGATCGTCGCGCTGTACGTCGTCGTCGGACGCGCCTATCCGGAGCGGCTGCGGCCCGCGATCATGGCCGCGTTCGCCGCGTGCTGGGTCGTGCCCTCGGTGGTGGGCCCGCTGGCCGCGGGGGCGGTGACCGAACGGCTGGGATGGCGCTGGGTCTTCCTCGGGATACCGGTCCTCGTCGTGCTTCCGCTCGCGCTGGCGCTGCCCCGGATACGGCGTCGGGCGGGCGGTCCGGTGGCGGGCGCGGCCGTCGCGGCCTTCGACCGGCGGCGGATCCGCCTCGCGCTCGGCATCTCCCTCGGGGCCGGACTCCTGCAGTACGCCGCGCAGGATCTGCGGCCGCTTTCCGCGGCGCCCGCCGTCGCGGGGTGCGCGCTGCTCGTCCCCGCCGTGCTCGGACTCCTGCCGCGCGGCACCTGGCGGGCGGCACGCGGGCTGCCCTCGGTCGTGCTGCTGCGCGGTCTGGCCGCCGGATCCTTCATCGCCGCCGAGTCCTTCGTGCCGCTGATGCTCGTCACCCGGCGCGGACTGAGCCCGACCCTCGCCGGGCTCTCGCTCGCCGCCGGCGGAGGGACCTGGGCGCTGGGTTCGTGGGTGCAGTCGCGGCCGAGGGCGGAGCCGTACCGGCAGCGCCTCACCGTGCTCGGGATGGTGCTCGCGGCCGCCGCGATCGCCGCGGCGCCGAGCGTCCTGGTGGCCTCTGTGCCCGTCTGGACAGTGGCCGTCGCCTGGGGCTTCGGGTGTTTCGGGATGGGGCTCGTCATCTCCTCGACCAGCGTGCTGTTGCTGCAGCTGTCCGCGCCCGAGGAGGCCGGCGCCAACTCCGCCGCCCTGCAGATCTCGGACGGTCTCTCCAACGTGCTGCTGCTCGCCGTGGGGGGCGCGGCCTTCGCGGCGCTCGGCGGCGGCGGCGTCGCGCACGCCGTCACGACCGCCGACGGCTCCCCGCATCCGGCCGCCTTCGCCGCCGTCTTCCTGTCGATGGCCGCTGTGGCGCTCGCGGGCGCCTGGGTGGCGACCCGGCTGCACGAGCGGCCGGCGCGACCGGGGCCTGCGGCCCGTTGA
- a CDS encoding SUKH-4 family immunity protein — MGTTRTTTAITTITFTEAELNPYVASAPARRRLTGPGLPGRPGDGPLMTIEAPRTGAPGTVADVTGRPDAHPAAELRDRRATGGILGAGRRAAETVLLDGMTGEISTTYFFHDRLGLMDAPPLAPSLEKLFRCATAVDELAALRGQFACYAGRLGREAVAEASRRLLAVFEAGAEGPGDASALFWKLAAVIRPLALVAGPVTTSGLALDLPVRLLDEEFGSAGVVRFEDVDLPAALAHAPTRRFLRATGLPEEAVPFSLETDLPLRTLAEHHTEHHAYDGADDGADDGADDRGGAGGGNRLPAHADRLIRLGSLAEDTSLVLDGATGAVLSWSAPGLTLRPLNADISTLAFSLWLLRRERALDAVRELTEAYGRLADTMSRTLATVDRVPPPGPIPCDAAPAAPTTP; from the coding sequence ATGGGCACGACCAGGACCACCACCGCCATCACGACGATCACTTTCACCGAGGCCGAGCTGAACCCGTACGTCGCATCCGCCCCCGCCCGCCGCCGGCTCACCGGCCCGGGCCTGCCGGGCCGGCCGGGCGACGGCCCCCTGATGACGATCGAGGCACCGCGCACCGGCGCTCCGGGCACGGTCGCGGACGTCACGGGCCGCCCCGACGCCCACCCGGCGGCGGAGCTGCGCGACCGGCGGGCGACAGGCGGCATCCTGGGCGCCGGCCGCCGTGCGGCGGAGACCGTCCTGCTCGACGGAATGACGGGAGAGATCTCGACGACGTACTTCTTCCACGACCGCCTCGGCCTGATGGACGCCCCGCCGCTCGCCCCGTCCCTGGAGAAGCTGTTCCGCTGCGCCACGGCCGTGGACGAACTGGCGGCCCTGCGCGGGCAGTTCGCCTGCTACGCCGGCCGGCTCGGGCGAGAGGCGGTGGCCGAGGCCTCCCGCCGGTTGCTGGCGGTGTTCGAGGCGGGCGCCGAAGGCCCGGGCGACGCCTCCGCCCTGTTCTGGAAGCTGGCCGCGGTGATCCGTCCGCTGGCCCTGGTGGCCGGCCCGGTCACGACGTCCGGTCTGGCCCTGGACCTGCCGGTCCGGCTGCTGGACGAGGAGTTCGGCTCCGCCGGCGTCGTCCGCTTCGAGGACGTCGACCTGCCTGCCGCACTCGCGCACGCTCCGACCCGGCGCTTCCTGCGCGCGACGGGCCTGCCGGAGGAGGCCGTCCCGTTCTCGCTGGAGACGGACCTGCCCCTGCGGACGCTCGCCGAGCACCACACGGAGCACCACGCCTACGACGGGGCCGACGACGGGGCCGACGACGGGGCAGACGACCGCGGCGGCGCCGGCGGCGGGAACCGGCTTCCGGCGCACGCCGACCGCCTCATCCGGCTGGGAAGCCTCGCCGAGGACACCAGCCTCGTCCTGGACGGCGCCACGGGCGCGGTGCTGAGCTGGAGCGCGCCCGGCCTCACCCTGCGTCCGCTCAACGCCGACATCTCCACCCTCGCGTTCAGCCTCTGGCTGCTGAGGCGCGAGCGGGCCCTGGACGCGGTGCGCGAACTGACCGAGGCCTACGGCCGGCTCGCCGACACGATGTCCCGCACCCTGGCCACGGTCGACCGGGTCCCCCCGCCCGGCCCGATCCCCTGCGACGCCGCCCCGGCCGCTCCCACAACCCCCTGA
- a CDS encoding 2Fe-2S iron-sulfur cluster-binding protein, whose translation MTDEQQGPGHGQENGQDQGAPQGVGRWDPLPHGDYDDGATAFVKLPEGGIDALLAGRGDSPLAAPGHGYVPPQIAVAPPADDAATWAAPAGGSDWPVAQDTPQTVGDDRFSYNPGATGQWTFEDTSAGPGAPQSAPAPGHDVTGQWSIPVAGGDLPDESGEFTSSSLVEQWGSTPPATLPGGASAPWATDPSGTAHQPWAPPADEGGPAARRATDPAPYGHAPAHPSPHETGTGFATEHDPSAAAPDRVRPDAEHTGEHPHPGGAFAPEVSAEAYTVPADGPAATARQAAEAEEAAEGPGELEAARDAAHGPAEAVHRPAQPPTGPAAADDDAPAGDDPQTSAPHASDPQTSAPHASDPQPAADEGADDAPPPFHEEHPLAGYVLRVNGSDRPVTDAWIGESLLYVLRERLGLAGAKDGCSQGECGACNVQVDGRLVASCLVPAVTTAGSEIRTVEGLAVDGQPSDVQRALAACGAVQCGFCVPGMAMTVHDLLEGNPAPSELEARQALCGNLCRCSGYRGVLQAVQDVVAERQAHADAETDGDEARIPHQAGPGAGGVHASAFENPAQPHPHDPAYGQGQDGGQA comes from the coding sequence GTGACCGACGAGCAGCAGGGGCCCGGACACGGACAGGAGAACGGGCAGGACCAGGGCGCGCCGCAGGGCGTCGGCCGCTGGGACCCGCTGCCCCACGGGGACTACGACGACGGCGCGACCGCCTTCGTGAAGCTCCCCGAGGGCGGCATCGACGCCCTTCTCGCGGGCCGCGGCGACAGCCCGCTCGCCGCGCCGGGCCACGGGTACGTGCCGCCGCAGATAGCGGTGGCGCCCCCCGCGGACGACGCCGCCACCTGGGCGGCCCCGGCCGGCGGCAGCGACTGGCCCGTCGCGCAGGACACCCCGCAGACGGTGGGAGACGACCGCTTCAGCTACAACCCGGGCGCGACCGGCCAGTGGACGTTCGAAGACACCTCGGCGGGCCCGGGCGCGCCGCAGTCCGCCCCCGCCCCGGGCCACGACGTGACCGGCCAGTGGTCGATCCCCGTCGCGGGCGGCGACCTTCCCGACGAATCGGGCGAGTTCACCTCGTCGTCCCTGGTCGAGCAGTGGGGCAGCACGCCCCCGGCCACCCTGCCCGGCGGCGCGTCCGCACCCTGGGCGACGGACCCGTCCGGCACGGCGCACCAGCCGTGGGCGCCGCCCGCCGACGAGGGCGGTCCGGCCGCCCGCCGGGCGACGGACCCGGCGCCGTACGGGCACGCGCCCGCGCACCCGTCGCCGCACGAGACCGGGACCGGGTTCGCGACGGAGCACGATCCGTCGGCCGCGGCCCCCGACCGGGTCCGCCCCGACGCCGAGCACACCGGCGAGCACCCGCACCCGGGCGGCGCGTTCGCCCCGGAGGTCTCCGCCGAGGCCTACACGGTGCCCGCCGACGGTCCCGCCGCGACCGCCCGGCAGGCCGCTGAGGCCGAGGAGGCCGCCGAGGGGCCCGGGGAGCTGGAGGCCGCCCGCGACGCCGCCCACGGCCCCGCGGAAGCCGTCCACCGGCCCGCGCAGCCGCCCACCGGGCCGGCCGCCGCGGACGACGACGCACCCGCCGGCGACGACCCGCAGACCTCCGCCCCGCATGCCTCCGACCCGCAGACCTCCGCCCCGCACGCCTCCGACCCGCAGCCGGCGGCCGACGAGGGCGCCGACGACGCCCCGCCGCCGTTCCACGAGGAACACCCCCTCGCCGGTTACGTACTGCGCGTCAACGGCTCCGACCGCCCCGTCACCGACGCCTGGATCGGCGAGTCCCTGCTCTACGTGCTGCGCGAGCGGCTCGGCCTCGCGGGCGCCAAGGACGGCTGCTCGCAGGGCGAGTGCGGCGCCTGCAACGTGCAGGTGGACGGACGGCTCGTCGCCTCCTGCCTGGTCCCGGCCGTCACCACCGCCGGCAGCGAGATCCGCACCGTCGAGGGGCTGGCCGTCGACGGACAGCCCTCGGACGTGCAGCGGGCCCTCGCCGCCTGCGGGGCCGTGCAGTGCGGCTTCTGCGTGCCCGGCATGGCGATGACCGTGCACGACCTGCTCGAGGGCAACCCGGCGCCGTCCGAGCTGGAGGCCCGCCAGGCCCTGTGCGGCAACCTGTGCCGCTGCTCCGGCTACCGGGGCGTCCTGCAGGCCGTCCAGGACGTCGTCGCCGAACGCCAGGCGCACGCCGACGCCGAGACGGACGGCGACGAAGCACGTATCCCCCATCAGGCGGGCCCGGGCGCGGGCGGCGTGCACGCGTCGGCGTTCGAGAACCCGGCACAGCCCCACCCGCATGACCCCGCATACGGGCAGGGCCAGGACGGAGGCCAGGCGTGA